A DNA window from Pseudorasbora parva isolate DD20220531a chromosome 19, ASM2467924v1, whole genome shotgun sequence contains the following coding sequences:
- the LOC137047517 gene encoding LOW QUALITY PROTEIN: zona pellucida sperm-binding protein 4-like (The sequence of the model RefSeq protein was modified relative to this genomic sequence to represent the inferred CDS: inserted 2 bases in 1 codon): protein MAGSWCAGQLLTLCVWVFTFCHAVPQWSNLPQNPQTLMLQKTDQWVQQPVQQASQQFPQQFQPKQPVAQAEPLDKCAVADXEQIQCGPPGISGAECQAINCCFNGQQCFYGKAVIVQCIRDGQFVVVVARDVTLPRLSLDSVHLLGGSDPACSPVGSTPSFAIYQFPVTACGTSMIEDSGYVVYENRMTSSYEVGVGPLGSITRDSHFELLFQCRYSATSVEALVVEVNTVPAPPPIAAPGPLRVELRLANGQCVTKGCAEGDEAYTSYYGDADYPVTKVLREPVFVEVHILERTDPNIVLMLGRCWATSTPSPLSLPQWDLLVDGCPYQDDRYLTTLVPVPGSSGLQFPTHYKRFAVKMFTFVDPASMAPLQETIFIHCSTAVCHPSSGSCEQSCTRKRRDANTKAVSSGQTVVSSGEVNLVM from the exons ATGGCAGGAAGTTGGTGTGCTGGTCAATTGCTGACACTTTGTGTGTGGGTTTTCACTTTCTGTCATGCAGTTCCACAGTGGAGTAATCTGCCCCAGAATCCTCAAACTCTGATGTTACAGAAAACTGaccagtgggttcaacagccagttcaacaagctagtcaacagtTTCCTCAGCAg TTTCAGCCTAAGCAGCcagtggcgcaggcagagccCCTTGACAAATGTGCTGTAGCTGA TGAGCAGATTCAGTGTGGCCCACCTGGTATCAGTGGTGCTGAGTGTCAAGCTATCAACTGCTGTTTTAATGGACAGCAGTGTTTCTATGGGAAGGCAG TGATTGTTCAGTGTATAAGAGATGGTCAGTTTGTGGTAGTGGTGGCTAGAGATGTTACCCTACCTCGCTTGAGCCTGGATTCAGTCCATCTCCTGGGTGGAAGTGACCCAGcttgcagtcctgtgggatccaCACCTTCCTTTGCTATATACCAGTTCCCTGTCACTGCATGTGGTACGAGCATGATT GAGGACAGtggatatgtggtgtatgaGAACAGAATGACCTCCTCATATGAAGTGGGTGTTGGACCACTTGGTTCCATcacaagggacagccattttga GCTTCTCTTCCAGTGTAGGTACTCCGCTACTTCTGTGGAAGCTCTGGTTGTGGAGGTCAACACTGTTCCTGCACCCCCACCAATAGCTGCTCCTGGACCCCTCAGGGTGGAGCTTAGACTGGCAAATGGTCAATGTGTCACCAAAGGCTGTGCAGAAG GGGATGAGGCATACACATCCTACTACGGTGATGCTGATTATCCGGTCACAAAAGTCCTACGGGAGCCTGTGTTTGTTGAGGTGCACATTTTGGAGAGGACTGACCCCAACATTGTCCTAATGCTGGGACGCTGTTGGGCGACATCAACCCCCAGTCCACTCAGTCTACCCCAGTGGGACCTTCTGGTCGATGG ATGCCCTTACCAGGATGACCGTTACCTGACCACACTGGTTCCTGTGCCTGGATCTTCTGGTCTTCAGTTCCCAACCCACTACAAGCGCTTTGCTGTAAAGATGTTCACATTTGTGGATCCAGCATCAATGGCTCCTCTGCAAGAAACC ATCTTCATCCACTGTAGTACAGCAGTGTGCCATCCCTCTTCTGGCTCCTGTGAGCAAAGCTGCACTAGGAAAA GGAGAGATGCTAACACCAAGGCCGTCTCTAGTGGGCAAACTGTGGTGTCTAGTGGAGAAGTTAACCTGGTCATGTGA